One Streptomyces mobaraensis NBRC 13819 = DSM 40847 DNA segment encodes these proteins:
- a CDS encoding ATP-binding cassette domain-containing protein yields the protein MTRNDIPEDRGNAVEVRGLVKHYGETRALDGVDLDVREGTVLGVLGPNGAGKTTLVRVLSTLIQPDSGTARVAGYDVLSQPRQLRRVIGLTGQYASVDEKLSGIDNLYMIGRLLDLSRKEARRRADELLERFSLTEAAKRPSGQYSGGMRRRLDLAASMIGRPAVLYLDEPTTGLDPRTRNEVWAEVQSLVRDGATVLLTTQYMEEAEQLASELTVIDRGKVIAGGRVDELKAKVGGRTLQIRPADRSELPRMVGAVAQAGLDGIAGATMDEAEGLVNVPIVSDEQLTAVIGMLSARGFALAGINTHLPSLDEVFLAITGQKTSLTDDAPRTGADTDALQEAAA from the coding sequence ATGACACGAAACGACATCCCCGAAGACCGCGGCAACGCCGTGGAGGTCCGAGGGCTGGTCAAGCACTACGGCGAGACCAGGGCCCTGGACGGGGTCGACCTGGACGTCCGCGAGGGCACCGTCCTCGGCGTCCTCGGACCCAACGGCGCGGGCAAGACGACGCTGGTACGCGTCCTGTCCACGCTGATACAGCCCGACTCCGGCACGGCCCGCGTCGCCGGTTACGACGTCCTCTCTCAGCCCCGGCAGCTCCGCCGGGTGATCGGCCTGACCGGCCAGTACGCCTCGGTGGACGAGAAGCTTTCCGGAATCGACAACCTGTACATGATCGGCCGGCTGCTGGACCTGTCCCGCAAGGAGGCCCGGCGCCGCGCGGACGAGCTGCTGGAGCGCTTCTCCCTCACCGAGGCGGCGAAGCGGCCCTCCGGGCAGTACTCGGGCGGCATGCGCCGCCGGCTGGACCTGGCCGCCTCGATGATCGGCCGGCCCGCCGTGCTCTACCTCGACGAACCCACCACCGGCCTCGACCCGCGCACCCGCAACGAGGTCTGGGCCGAGGTGCAGTCCCTGGTGCGGGACGGCGCCACGGTGCTGCTCACCACCCAGTACATGGAGGAGGCCGAGCAGCTGGCGAGCGAGCTCACCGTCATCGACCGCGGCAAGGTCATCGCCGGCGGCCGGGTGGACGAGCTCAAGGCCAAGGTCGGCGGCCGGACGCTGCAGATCCGCCCGGCCGACCGGTCCGAACTGCCGCGCATGGTCGGCGCGGTGGCCCAGGCCGGGCTCGACGGCATCGCCGGCGCCACCATGGACGAGGCCGAGGGCCTGGTCAACGTCCCGATCGTGAGCGACGAGCAACTGACCGCCGTCATCGGCATGCTGAGCGCGCGCGGCTTCGCGCTCGCCGGCATCAACACCCATCTCCCCAGCCTGGACGAGGTCTTCCTGGCCATCACCGGCCAGAAGACGTCCCTCACCGACGACGCCCCGCGCACCGGCGCCGACACCGACGCCCTTCAGGAGGCCGCCGCATGA
- a CDS encoding TetR/AcrR family transcriptional regulator C-terminal ligand-binding domain-containing protein — protein MSGPARDAGAPLPVQQRGRPRSAAVDTAVIETVLRLLEGGVTVGELSMERIAREAGVGKATVYRRWAGKEALMLDVLRSLEEDAPELPGVSVRDDLIALLEFLRRRGLAKRSSAVMRTVVGQVQAQPRVWREYHETVVAARRESFRAVLRRGAAAGEIRPDVDVDLLIDLFVSPMLVRAVLHEWKELPAGLAEGIVDTVLDGVRP, from the coding sequence GTGAGCGGCCCGGCGCGGGACGCCGGCGCCCCGCTGCCCGTACAGCAGCGCGGGCGGCCGCGCAGCGCCGCCGTGGACACCGCCGTGATCGAGACCGTGCTGCGGCTCCTGGAGGGCGGCGTCACCGTCGGCGAGCTGTCCATGGAACGGATCGCCCGCGAGGCCGGCGTCGGCAAGGCGACGGTCTACCGGCGCTGGGCCGGCAAGGAGGCGCTGATGCTCGACGTGCTGCGCTCCCTGGAGGAGGACGCGCCCGAGCTCCCCGGCGTCTCCGTCCGCGACGATCTGATCGCGCTGCTGGAGTTCCTGCGCCGGCGCGGCCTGGCCAAGCGCTCGTCCGCGGTGATGCGGACCGTCGTCGGCCAGGTGCAGGCGCAGCCGCGGGTGTGGCGGGAGTACCACGAGACGGTCGTCGCGGCCCGGCGGGAGTCGTTCCGGGCGGTGCTGCGGCGGGGCGCGGCGGCCGGGGAGATCCGCCCGGACGTGGACGTGGACCTGCTCATCGACCTCTTCGTCAGCCCGATGCTGGTGCGGGCGGTGCTGCACGAGTGGAAGGAACTGCCGGCGGGGCTGGCGGAGGGGATCGTGGACACGGTGCTGGACGGCGTACGGCC
- a CDS encoding ABC transporter permease yields MTTATIGAPVAAPAGEGRIPLRSHLRHIGALVRRNALQIKQDPESMFDALAMPIIFTLMFVYVFGGAMFGPGQQEAYVNYLVPGLMAMTGLNIAMAVGSGVNEDFRKGVMDRFRTMPIARSSVLIAKIVTEIGRLLVAVAVQLAIGFALGLDVKTSVFHLLGAVALSVVFGSALMWIFILIGLTMKTAQAVQGMGMLVLMPLQFASSIFAKPTTMPGWLRAFTEYNPLANLADASRNLVIGGPVAHSVWLTLAWSVGITAVTAPLAVRRFRNKT; encoded by the coding sequence ATGACCACCGCGACGATCGGCGCGCCCGTGGCGGCGCCCGCCGGCGAGGGGCGGATCCCCCTCCGCTCCCACCTCCGGCACATCGGCGCCCTGGTGCGCCGCAACGCCCTGCAGATCAAGCAGGACCCGGAGTCGATGTTCGACGCCCTGGCGATGCCGATCATCTTCACGCTGATGTTCGTCTACGTCTTCGGCGGCGCGATGTTCGGCCCCGGGCAGCAGGAGGCGTACGTCAACTACCTGGTGCCCGGCCTGATGGCGATGACCGGCCTCAACATCGCGATGGCGGTGGGCTCGGGCGTCAACGAGGACTTCCGCAAGGGCGTCATGGACCGCTTCCGGACCATGCCCATCGCCCGTTCCTCGGTGCTCATAGCCAAGATCGTCACGGAGATCGGCCGGCTGCTGGTGGCCGTGGCGGTCCAGCTCGCCATCGGCTTCGCCCTCGGGCTGGACGTCAAGACCTCGGTGTTCCACCTGCTGGGCGCGGTCGCGCTGAGCGTGGTGTTCGGCTCCGCCCTGATGTGGATCTTCATCCTGATCGGTCTGACGATGAAGACCGCGCAGGCGGTGCAGGGCATGGGCATGCTCGTCCTGATGCCGCTCCAGTTCGCCAGCTCGATCTTCGCCAAGCCCACCACCATGCCGGGCTGGCTGCGGGCCTTCACCGAGTACAACCCGCTGGCCAACCTCGCCGACGCCTCCCGCAACCTGGTCATCGGCGGCCCGGTGGCCCACTCGGTCTGGCTGACGCTGGCCTGGTCGGTGGGGATCACGGCGGTCACCGCACCGCTGGCGGTCCGCCGCTTCCGCAACAAGACCTGA
- a CDS encoding MFS transporter, with translation MTSPAGEAPVRQVSEAVHKRRWAILAVLLFSLLVVVLDNSILNVAMKTIASPAPTGLGATQSQLEWAINSYTLVFAGILFTAGLLGDRLGRKKVLLFGMVVFGIGSVLSATSGSPGELISFRAVMGFGGAFVMPATLAIIMNVFERDEQPKAVGIWAGAVGLAIAIGPITGGLLMDHFWWGSVFLVNVPIVIVAVIAMVVLVPDSKDPSPGRLDPLGVLLSVVGLVLLVYGIIKGGQLADFTDPEVFGTAGGGLLVLVLFVLHERRSAHPALDMRYFRKPQFSAAVASIGLVFFGLMGVTFFTVFYTQSVRGYSPLQSGLLLLPLAAAQMFFAPRARLVVARFGARAVCCAGMVLVACTMSGFVLLDADTPIWMLEVLFFLQGTAMAHVMPPATVSIMQSLPREKAGSGSAVNNTFRQVGGALGVAVLGSVLSTTYRDGISAHLDGVPGLSAATRHAAGESIEATLGLAGRLGPAGRDLVGPAQDAFLHAMHMTALGAAGVAALGALVAGVFLPGKNAAPPTPGPGRPAERQQAEARR, from the coding sequence ATGACATCCCCTGCCGGTGAAGCGCCGGTGCGCCAGGTATCCGAGGCCGTGCACAAACGGCGGTGGGCGATCCTCGCCGTCCTGCTGTTCAGCCTGCTCGTCGTCGTCCTCGACAACTCGATCCTCAACGTGGCGATGAAGACCATCGCCTCACCCGCGCCCACCGGCCTCGGGGCGACCCAGAGCCAGCTGGAGTGGGCGATCAACTCCTACACCCTGGTCTTCGCCGGCATCCTCTTCACCGCCGGCCTGCTGGGCGACCGGCTGGGGCGCAAGAAGGTGCTCCTCTTCGGCATGGTCGTCTTCGGTATCGGCTCGGTGCTGTCGGCCACCTCGGGCTCGCCCGGCGAACTCATCTCGTTCCGCGCGGTGATGGGCTTCGGCGGCGCCTTCGTGATGCCCGCGACCCTCGCCATCATCATGAACGTCTTCGAGCGCGACGAGCAGCCCAAGGCCGTCGGCATATGGGCCGGCGCCGTCGGACTCGCCATCGCCATCGGGCCGATCACCGGCGGCCTGCTCATGGACCACTTCTGGTGGGGCTCGGTCTTCCTGGTGAACGTGCCGATCGTGATCGTCGCCGTCATCGCGATGGTGGTGCTCGTCCCCGACTCCAAGGACCCCTCGCCCGGCCGCCTCGACCCGCTCGGCGTGCTGCTGTCCGTCGTCGGCCTGGTCCTGCTGGTCTACGGCATCATCAAGGGCGGCCAGCTCGCCGACTTCACCGACCCCGAGGTCTTCGGCACGGCCGGCGGCGGACTGCTCGTCCTCGTCCTCTTCGTCCTGCACGAGCGGCGCAGCGCCCATCCCGCCCTGGACATGCGGTACTTCCGCAAGCCGCAGTTCTCGGCGGCGGTGGCCTCGATCGGCCTGGTCTTCTTCGGGCTGATGGGCGTCACCTTCTTCACCGTCTTCTACACCCAGAGCGTGCGCGGCTACAGCCCGCTGCAGAGCGGTCTGCTGCTGCTCCCGCTGGCCGCCGCGCAGATGTTCTTCGCGCCGCGCGCCCGGCTCGTCGTCGCCCGGTTCGGCGCCCGGGCCGTCTGCTGCGCCGGGATGGTGCTGGTCGCCTGCACGATGTCCGGCTTCGTGCTGCTGGACGCCGACACCCCGATCTGGATGCTGGAGGTGCTGTTCTTCCTCCAGGGCACCGCGATGGCGCACGTCATGCCGCCCGCCACCGTCTCGATCATGCAGTCGCTGCCGCGCGAGAAGGCCGGTTCGGGATCGGCCGTGAACAACACCTTCCGGCAGGTCGGCGGCGCCCTCGGCGTGGCCGTCCTGGGCTCGGTGCTCTCCACCACCTACCGCGACGGCATCTCCGCGCACCTGGACGGCGTCCCCGGCCTGTCCGCGGCCACCCGGCACGCGGCAGGCGAGTCGATAGAGGCCACCCTGGGCCTGGCCGGCCGGCTGGGACCGGCCGGACGGGACCTCGTCGGCCCCGCTCAGGACGCGTTCCTGCACGCCATGCACATGACGGCGCTGGGCGCGGCCGGGGTCGCGGCGCTGGGCGCGCTGGTCGCCGGCGTCTTCCTGCCGGGCAAGAACGCGGCCCCGCCCACCCCGGGCCCCGGCCGTCCCGCCGAGCGACAACAGGCGGAGGCCCGCAGGTGA
- the panB gene encoding 3-methyl-2-oxobutanoate hydroxymethyltransferase — translation MTHAVTSPTTADSSTPGAAPGKALYGGTGSRRITVRDIAAAKGRGEKWPMLTAYDAMTASVFDEAGIPVLLVGDSMGNCHLGYESTVPVTMDEITLLSAAVVRGTKRALIVGDLPFGAYQEGAVQALRNATRLVKEAGVGAVKLEGGERSAHQIELLVQAGIPVMAHIGLTPQSVNAFGGYPVQGRGEEAAQQLLRDAKAVQDAGAFAVVLELVPAELAAEVTRILHIPTVGIGAGAECDAQVLVWTDMAGMTSGRVPRFVKRYADLREVLGGAAREFAEDVVGGAYPAEEHSFH, via the coding sequence ATGACGCATGCCGTGACATCACCGACAACGGCCGACAGCAGCACGCCGGGCGCCGCGCCCGGCAAGGCGCTGTACGGCGGGACGGGATCCCGGCGCATCACTGTCCGTGACATCGCCGCCGCGAAGGGGCGCGGCGAGAAGTGGCCCATGCTGACCGCCTACGACGCGATGACCGCCTCCGTCTTCGACGAGGCGGGCATCCCCGTGCTGCTGGTGGGCGACTCGATGGGCAACTGCCACCTCGGCTACGAGTCCACGGTGCCGGTCACCATGGACGAGATCACCCTGCTCTCCGCCGCCGTGGTGCGCGGCACCAAGCGCGCCCTGATCGTCGGCGACCTGCCGTTCGGCGCGTACCAGGAGGGCGCGGTGCAGGCGCTGCGCAACGCGACCCGGCTGGTGAAGGAGGCGGGCGTCGGCGCGGTCAAGCTGGAGGGCGGCGAGCGCTCGGCGCACCAGATCGAGCTGCTGGTCCAGGCCGGCATCCCGGTCATGGCCCACATCGGCCTCACCCCGCAGTCCGTCAACGCCTTCGGCGGCTACCCGGTGCAGGGCCGGGGCGAGGAGGCGGCCCAGCAGCTCCTCCGCGACGCCAAGGCGGTACAGGACGCGGGCGCCTTCGCCGTCGTCCTGGAGCTGGTCCCGGCCGAGCTGGCGGCCGAGGTCACCCGCATCCTGCACATCCCGACGGTCGGCATCGGGGCGGGCGCGGAGTGCGACGCCCAGGTGCTGGTCTGGACGGACATGGCGGGCATGACGTCCGGCCGGGTGCCGCGCTTCGTCAAGCGGTACGCGGACCTGCGCGAGGTCCTGGGCGGCGCGGCCCGGGAGTTCGCGGAGGACGTGGTCGGCGGGGCGTACCCGGCGGAGGAGCACTCCTTCCACTGA